The Oncorhynchus gorbuscha isolate QuinsamMale2020 ecotype Even-year linkage group LG04, OgorEven_v1.0, whole genome shotgun sequence genome includes the window GATCTGTGGCCTTCCCCCGTCATGCCTTGCTGGGGGGGGAGGAGGTGCTGCATCCTGAGGTTCTCTGCTTGACACCACAGAGGTGTAGAGCTTCACCCCGATGCGCCCGTACATGACGGTGATGAGAGTCAGGGGCACCAAGTAGATGTGGGCGAACAGAACCGTGGTGTAGACCTTCCTCATCTTCGGGTCAGCAAAGTTCTCATAGCAGGAGTACAGGGGGTAGGTCATGTTGTAGTTCTGGCTGTAAACCATGTAGTGATCAGCCACCTCCTCCACGGTCAGGGCAGCTGCTGAGGGACACATGATTACCACGGCCAGAACCCAGATCATCGCTATGGTCGCCTTGGCAACTAAGAGGGTGAGTTTGGGCTGAAAAGGGTACACAATGCAGCGGAACCTGTGGAGagtggaaatagagagaggaaaaggaagaaTGCCTGCTGTTTTTTGTGCCAAGGCACTATACAAATGTGgtcaaatatattggcacccCTTGCACTTAGTGCaatgttctgtttttttttacattcaaaaCTGGTTGAATGACTGTTTCTACACTGTAGGGCACCCTCAATCACAGGTGAGATAAATTACACAGTAAACAATAATCATTGCCTGCAACCAAATTCCCTCCATCATACCAACCTGTCCACTGCGATGGCCACCAGGGTGAAGACTGAGGCAGCCACAGACATCCCCTGCACCAGACCACTCAGTTTACACACAGTGTTGGTAAACGGCCAGCCTGTTGACAAAATCAATGACAATGACCAACAACAAAAGAGACAGCAGCCATGTAGTTCAATTTACTTGGTAAAATAATGGCAAATTCAAATACATAGACTTTCCCAGCTGCAATTTCCTAGGCCTTGTACACAGTTGTCATATGCACTAACAAGTTGATGgcaatatatatacatttacacagACACAAATCACTCAACCCACAGATGGAGATATAAACACTGGTTAAACATCTATTCTGTTTGTTTTGAAGGACTTTATGAATAAGGCATAAGATGGTAATGAAAACCAGTTTGAATGAGTCTATAGAATGGGGAATCATAAGTATAATTTGCTATTTGGCTGCAATTTGCTATCTTGTAGTTATACAACTATAGATGAACCATTCTTTATATGTATAACAATTATATAACTAGTCTGTAAATGAGCAATTTACACCCCCCCCCATTTTCCATCAGTAGAAAGTGCATAATGACAGTCTGCAATGAACATGATGAAATATGCATTAAATAAAACTCTAACAGTGTCTAAGATTTCTAAGTTATGTTTGGCCAGAGCTCTTCATCACACCAAGCTCAGCAGGGTATAGGCACAACTTATATCCCGTTGCCAGGATAAATTGCAGAAAATGTATATTAACAAGATACCCAAAGCAATGATTTTCTGTCCATTAGATTGCTTTCTACAAAACACTTTAGTTCAATAGTAATTTAATGTCCTCAAATGAATGGGCATGCAAAAGATTACCATTATGAATAATGAGGACAAGAGGATATGTACACCCATTATAGGGATAGTTTCTCGACAGAGAATGTAGAGAATCAGGATCTGATCCTTGTCCACGAGGTGCTACTCTTACCCATCATTAATATGAATTAAATCTCATTATGACTCTACATTGTCTCAGAGGAAAAGGGGGTTATGTGCTCAAACAACTGGAGTAGTGGTACTACTCTGTCTTATGAAGGTCGTTGACCGAAATGTCACGCTATGTTTCTAACTTTGGATACATTTTTCATATATTTTtacaggggtgcaactttcactggggacgtgGGGTCATGCAAAGCTTCTGGAAGGCCGGCTGGACCAGCACGCAAGAGTTGAGCATAGTTCAGTGTGCGTGTGGACCTCTTTCACCGAGTTGTAAAcgcaagcagagcagaaactggctactctttAGTTGACTGATATAGCTGGCCAGGTAACTGCTGTTTAACTTTATAGAAAGAAACTAAACTAGTTTTTATTCGCAGTTCTGAGCTGGTCATGTAACTGACATGCAACGTTACCTAATGTTTCATCCCCTCTCGACTGAGGTGGATGAATTAGCTATGCTAGCTATTAGCTACCACAGCCAGGTCAGCTCTAGCCTCTAGCTATCTGTCAGATAGTAATAATAGCCACCTCATATCGCTATCTAACAGCAGTTGTTtgtatggaaatgttttgtagcctttgttttgtCCCATTTCAACAGAAGTAAATTCACTTTGCTAGCTTTCACCAGTTGATGTAccattagagaaagagagagcttgcCAAAAGTTGGCTAACTTTAGCTATTATTTTTGCCTCAATCACACTAGACCTGAATCAAATGATGAAACCATCAGCCAAACAATTGAAGATTTCATATTCCGACATTTATGTATGTAACAttattgatctgtcagtttccctAGCTAATTCCCCACTTTTCACACTGAGGCAGTAATAAACAGCACTAGTGTTACAGGCATTAGAGTCATGGTGCAAGGTAGAGGTCTGCACCGCACATCCACAGCTTTTCATATCGTATTCCAGCCGCACCTGCTGGTTTTCTGCCTGACTCCCTGGTCCCAAACTCAACTGCAGTCCCGCAATGTTATTTTAGGCGTATGTCACACAGCTCACTTGCCAGCCATGGTTCCAGCAATCTTGTGCCCTATAGGCAATATCAAATGCGtattgaatctggttgagagaatgcccagcgtgtgcaaagctgtcatcaaggcaaagggtggctactttgaagaatctcaaatataacatatattttgatttgtttaacactttgttggttactacatgattccatatgtgttatttcatagttttgatgtgttccctattattctacaatgtagaaaatagtaaaaataaagaaaaaccctgaaatgagtaggtgtgtgttttgactggtaatgtatgtCCACTGGCAGGGTTTAGGCTTCACATTGGGTCTTGGGGGTGACGAAAAGATAGTGGGGTGGACCAAGGTTAAAATGTTCAATGCTTATGGGCATACATGGGTCCCTCCAATATCCAAACCCAGTGATAAAAtatgaattcttatgtaaattgAGGTCTGAAGTAGCCAAGTTTCCTTTTCTTTTTTGTCCTGCTTTTGGATGATAAGAAGAACATGGCCAGTGGTAAAAATAAACTCATGAAAAGTATTCAGCAGGAACGATCTCTGACAATATTCCCCACTCTGTTGTCTCCTCTGATCATTTAATGTTGCCTGCAGCAACACTTTGTTTATATTCATTATAACAATGTTTCTGTTCTTTGTTTTTGATGAGTCATTCAGTCAATTCACAAATTACTAAAGACATGCTCCGGAACTTTGCTATTAAGTCTATTTTTTAACCTCCCGCtgtgggctggatgtgtcaatgtgtagttcatacatgcataatctatgagcagactGTCTTACCTCAATTAGCAACAAAATCGCTAGTTTAAAATCAACCATTTTTTTGGAAGTTGTGCTGCACCATTTCCCCCCACATTGGCCAGCCCCCTAACAATTTGAGTTCctgccaatgagcttcagcccctgcCATTTGCATGACAGTTAGcaagatgcacacacagcagagcgagacagagaccaaTGACATGgtgcacatacagtgcattcggaaaatatttagaccccttcactttttccacattttgatacgttacagccttattctaaaattgattaaatagtttcccccccacatcaatctacacacaatacctcataatagtagaccaaaaacaggtttttagaaatgtttgcaaatgtattacaaataaaaaactggtATCACATtcacacaagtattcagaccctttactcactactttgttgaatcacctttggcagcaattacagacttgagtcttcttgggtatgacgctacaagcttggcacacctatatttggggagtttcacgcattcttctctgcagatcctctcaatctctgtcaagttggatggggagtgttgctgcacagctattttcaggtctctccggagatgttcgatcgggttcaattccgggctctggctgggccactcaaggacattcagagacttgtccagaagccacccctgcgttgtcttggctgtgtgcttccctagctagggtcattgtcctgttggaaggtaaacctttcttccagtctgagcgctctggagcaggttttcatcaaggatctcaatatactttgctctgttcatctttccctcgatcctgactagtctcccagtccctgatgctaaaaaacatccccacaacatgatgctgccaccaccatgcttcacggtagcggctaccatctggccactctacgataaaggcctgattggtggagtgcagcagagatggttgtcctttctcccatctccatagaggaactctggagcttagTCAGTGACCatttggttcttggtcacctccctgaccaaggtccttctcccccgattgctcagtttggccgggcatccagctctaggaagagtcttggtggttccaaacttcttccatttaagaatgattgaggccactgtattcttggggaccttcaatgctgcatacatttttgttgcccttccccagatctgtaccgtGACACTATCCTGTCTGGGAGGTCTAAGGACAATTCTtttgacctcatgtcttggtttttatttttacatgcactgtcaactgttggacttTATATTggcaagtgtgtgcctttccaaatcatctccaatcaatttaatttaccacaggtaaactccaatcaaattgaagaaacatcaaggatgatcaatggaaacaggatgcacctgagctcaatttcgagtctcatagcaaagggtctcaaTACTTACGTGAATAAGATATCTTTTTttgttttatacattttcaaaaatgtctaaacccgTTTTTGCGTTtccattgtggggtattgtgtgtagattgatgaggaacattttgtatttaatcaattttagaacaacactaacgtaacaagatgtggaaaaagtgaaggggtctgaatatttccgGATGCACTGTATCTGTACATATTTGACTTAGTAGACCAGTTTTGGTTCGCCGGCTCAGACAGAGTTGCCTTCGCCACCCCATACAGAGTTGCATTCACCAGGTCAGTCAAACCGTTGCCTACCTGTGATGAGGTTGTCCACTAGCGTTGTGGGGATGCAGAAAATGCCCACTAACAGGTCGCTGACCGCCAGGTTGAGGATGAAAAGGTTGGTAACGGTTCTCATGCGGCGGTTCCCCAGCACGATCAGACACACCAGCACATTACCCACCATGCACAGCAGAAAGATGAACAGGTAGGCCAGAATGAAGCTAGCAGCCACAGGGAGGGAGTGCTGGTAGTAAGGGAaataggtgatgttgttgttggtggtggtggtggtgtagttggTGTGGTTAGCAGCatcatagtagaggaggaggtggctgGAGGAGTTCAAGGCTATCATGGTGCCTGTCGAGCCCTCCAGTTCGGTCAGACCCTTCTCTTCTTCGCTGCTCCACacctccatcactcctctcttcttcagGGTGGGGCACGCAGCCACTCACACGCCGCTCTGCACCTTGGGACACAGACAAAAAGAAGCAAATCATTTCCTTATAAAATTCTAGCAGATTCATACAGTGCATCTCCAAACGTTCTAATTATTCAGTCATTTGAATTTCATAGCAAATACACTTCATACTTGGTAGCACACAAGTTTGGATATTGGTACAAAGACACTGTAATAGACCTTCGATCTGACTTGAGGATATTGGTACAAAGACACTGTAATAGACCTTCGATCTGACTTGAGGATATTGGTACAAAGACACTGTAATAGACCTTCGATCTGACTTGAGGATATTGGTACAAAGACACTGTAATAGACCTTCGATCTGACTTGAGAATATTGGTACAAAGACACTGTAATAGACCTTCGATCTGACTTGAGGATATTGGTACAAAGACACTGTAATAGACCTTCGATCTGACTTGAGGATATTGGTACAAAGACACTGTAATAGACCTTCGATCTGACTTGAGGATATTGGTACAAAGACACTGTAATAGACCTTCGATCTGACTTGAGGATATTGGTACAAAGACACTGTAATAGACCTTCGATCTGACTTGAGGATATTGGTACAAAGACACTGTAATAGACCTTCGATCTGACTTGAGGATATTGGTACAAAGACACTGTAATAGACCTTCGATCTGACTTGAGGATATTGGTACAAAGACACTGTAATAGACCTTCGATCTGACTTGAGGATATTGGTACAAAGACACTGTAATAGACCTTCGATCTGACTTGAGGATATTGGTACAAAGACACTGTAATAGACCTTCGATCTGACTTGAGGATATTGGTACAAAGACACTGTAATAGACCTTTGATCTGACTTGAGAATATTGGTACAAAGACACTAATAGACCTTCGATCTGACTTGAGGATATTGGTACAAAGACACTGTAATAGACCTTCGATCTGACTTGAGGATATTGGTATGTAATAGACCTGATCTGACAATATTGGTACAAAGATACTGTAATAGACCTTCGATCTGACTTGAGGATATTGGTACAAAGACACTGTAATAGACCTTTGATCTGACTTGAGGATATTGGTACAAAGATACTAATAGACCTTCGATCTGACTTGAGGATATTGGTACAAAGACACTGTAATAGACCTTCGATCTGACTTGAGGATATTGGTACAAAGACACTGTAATAGACCTTCGATCTGACTTGAGGATATTGCTTCCAGAATAAATAACAAGGATCTCATATCATCAATTTGTCATTGTAGTAATTTACACTTACCTCAGACACACTGAGATTAATCACATTGACATGAAGCACAATTCTTACTAATAGATAGTTAGCTCACAAGCAGCTCCCATTGATGAGAGCTAAAATTACATGCCAGTTAGCCCTGTCGTTGACCTCAAAAAATTTCCAGCAACTTAGATCACCTCCTGAATAAAATACTAATCAGGTTCTACACAGTTCTATATTTGAACCAGTTACTGTAATACAATTATGTGCACATGATACCCAAATCCTCGACAAACGTCTACTATATGAAATAAGCCATGCTAACCAATTGCTTATTCTGAGTTGAGTGGACTTTAAATGAACAAGAATTTGGGCCAATGTGTTAGTTTGTTCGATCAACAAACTGCTAGAAGTGAGCTGAATTTGTAAAAGCTTGTTGAGTAAAATTACAAATTCATGTTTGCCTTTGGAAGGCAGTAGTAAAGTAAATTAATCTTTAGTTGTAGGTTAAATCTCAAGATGTTCTCCAATTAAAGGACACATTCAATCTTATTCAGTCTAATTATTTTAAGTATTtaattatatactgtacataaaatGTTCTGGTATGGCATTTATTCTGCATCTATAATTCTATTCCAAAAATGTAATGTCTGTCAATGTCTGTTTCTTCATACAATATTGGTACACTTAGACATGTAGGATCTTTATTTGAagagaaaatcaagtctgaaatctCAAAGTGGCTATTAAACTTCAATAGCGTATTTAATCAAATATTTAAAtctcctgcattgcaggaaacgtgtcctgcaacagggtgatcaaattaagatcctacacctgttaATGTTTTCATGCCATCTACTGAAAACCTTTTTATTTTACTTGGTACTCATTTTcgaatgtttttaaatgttttccaAGACACCAATCACTTCCCACTATATTCCACGTTGTTTTTACGTAATAGCGTTGAtccaaccagtgtgtgcccagtgggttcccCTTAGAGACTCACTGTCACTAATCATTTATCTTACATTGCATCTTTAACAGAGTCACGTACAAGGATCATTGTGCACTCAGTGAATCGTACAATGAGAGACCTTTACAATAAGTGGCCTAAAACCTGAAAATTGTTCTTGTTAATTTCTTTCTTTCACAGACGCCTTCTTGAAACAGCATACTGTAGGCCAGGAAGTCATTATGTGTGTTATAATTCTAATCTATGAACAAGGCCCTACGATAATAAGAGCCTGAGAACAAAGAGAGACATTTACAATAAGTAACCTTATCTTGAACCTTTTTCGTAATAACTGCCTTTCTTTCACAGATACAGTACATACTGGAAATGTGTTTTATAGTAATTATATTATACAATAATGAACCAGGCCTTAACTATCATGTGtgcaagaagaagaaaaaaaatcacactgccttgcaaaaatattcaggacccttggatttcttcacattttgtgttacaaagtgggatttaaattgatttaattgtaCTTTTTCGTCAACAAGCtacacaaaataaaaataatttaagataaaaaaatatatataattaaaatATAGTCATTGCATAAGTTGGCCTATTCAGCCTCTTCAgctaaattagttcaggagtcaAATTTgtcttaacaaatcacataataaattCCATAGACTAATAGGGAATTAATAAgggttgacatgatttttgactaactaacccttcctctgttccccatacatacaacatctgtaaggttcctcagtcaagtattgaatttcaaaaCACAGATTTAACTATAGGGAGCTTTTTGAAAGCCTCATAACGAATGGCAGTGACATTGACAAT containing:
- the LOC124033251 gene encoding neuropeptide FF receptor 1-like produces the protein MEVWSSEEEKGLTELEGSTGTMIALNSSSHLLLYYDAANHTNYTTTTTNNNITYFPYYQHSLPVAASFILAYLFIFLLCMVGNVLVCLIVLGNRRMRTVTNLFILNLAVSDLLVGIFCIPTTLVDNLITGWPFTNTVCKLSGLVQGMSVAASVFTLVAIAVDRFRCIVYPFQPKLTLLVAKATIAMIWVLAVVIMCPSAAALTVEEVADHYMVYSQNYNMTYPLYSCYENFADPKMRKVYTTVLFAHIYLVPLTLITVMYGRIGVKLYTSVVSSREPQDAAPPPPPARHDGGRPQISQKKIKVIKMLIVVALLFMLSWLPLWTLMLLTDYGGLGEEQLELLTGYIFPFAHWLAFSNSSVNPIIYGYFNENFKRGFQAVCQTNSCCPTGNRGEVTGRGTREGRARDGGNGGLDGGGLRDPTSNPNPLLFGARNKVYTDGNVADSVLLELELKKNSKVGSNTVHIEGRGTGASGGMGIGYVMNKKGIHVEEPTSPMGVCQAWDH